A region from the Haloarcula limicola genome encodes:
- a CDS encoding winged helix-turn-helix transcriptional regulator, with product MDSDGEGVGRRAGERQQLRRATAILGKKWHPILIHTLQREGPIGFNDLKASVEGISDKVLSESLDDLEAAGVVSRDVIDAKPVRVEYALTDAGTDLGPLIEELWQWSQQYLPEGEAPS from the coding sequence ATGGACTCCGATGGGGAGGGGGTGGGAAGACGCGCCGGCGAGCGCCAGCAACTCCGCCGGGCGACCGCCATCTTGGGCAAGAAGTGGCACCCGATCCTGATCCACACCCTCCAGCGAGAGGGTCCCATCGGCTTCAACGACCTCAAAGCGTCCGTCGAGGGCATCTCTGATAAGGTGCTCTCGGAGTCGCTCGACGACCTGGAGGCCGCCGGCGTGGTCAGCCGCGACGTCATCGACGCGAAACCCGTCCGCGTCGAGTACGCGCTGACCGACGCCGGAACCGACCTCGGGCCGCTCATCGAGGAACTGTGGCAGTGGAGTCAGCAGTACCTCCCCGAGGGCGAGGCCCCGTCCTGA
- a CDS encoding ABC transporter ATP-binding protein produces MCPPPAIAIENLTKRYGDAVAVTDLDLTVDSGEVFGFLGPNGAGKTSTIRILTTLTEPTSGSARVAGHSVTDRASVVEHIGVLPEEPPLYEELTGREQLEYIAGLRGYEDWDRVESLLERFDLADDADRRVGTYSKGMKQKVGLVQALLHEPEVLFLDEPTSGLDPRAARTVRDTISEVAAADTTVFLSTHILPVVEELADTVGVLYDGDLVAEGTPADLTADVEAGSTLEDVFLDVTSERGQPAER; encoded by the coding sequence ATGTGCCCTCCACCAGCGATCGCCATCGAGAACTTGACCAAGCGCTATGGCGACGCCGTCGCCGTTACGGACCTCGACCTCACCGTCGACTCGGGCGAGGTGTTCGGCTTCCTCGGTCCGAACGGGGCCGGGAAGACCTCGACCATCCGCATCCTGACGACGCTGACCGAACCCACCTCGGGTTCCGCCCGCGTCGCCGGCCACTCGGTGACCGACCGCGCGAGCGTCGTCGAACACATCGGCGTCCTGCCCGAGGAGCCGCCGCTGTACGAGGAGCTCACGGGCCGCGAGCAACTGGAGTACATCGCCGGGCTACGCGGCTACGAGGACTGGGACCGCGTCGAATCCCTCCTCGAACGGTTCGACCTCGCCGACGACGCCGACCGCCGCGTCGGGACGTACTCGAAGGGGATGAAGCAGAAGGTCGGGCTCGTCCAGGCGCTGTTGCACGAACCCGAGGTGCTCTTCCTGGACGAACCCACCAGCGGTCTCGACCCGCGGGCGGCCCGAACGGTGCGTGACACCATCAGCGAGGTCGCCGCGGCCGACACCACCGTCTTCCTCTCGACGCACATCCTCCCGGTCGTCGAGGAACTGGCCGACACCGTCGGGGTGCTCTACGACGGCGACCTCGTGGCCGAAGGGACACCGGCCGACCTGACCGCCGACGTCGAGGCCGGGAGCACGCTCGAAGACGTGTTCCTCGACGTGACGAGCGAACGCGGGCAGCCGGCGGAGCGATGA